The genomic DNA AAGGTTATTTTGCTCTGCTACCTTACTGAAACTGCCCAGTTCTACTACCTGTGAAAACAGGATCAAATCATCTGCTCGCATCTGATTATGCCAATTTTGGAATTAATTATTTTCATTATTTCCCTATATCAATAAAAAATAAAGGGGTAAATTCACGCCAAATTAACAAAACAATTACAAAAGAGTCATTCCAATTACAAGATTCGCAACCAAATGGTTCCCGCTTAGAGGCCAATAGCGAATCAAAAATGACAACCCATAACGTGTTATCTACTTCAAACATGAACGTTTGAAAACAGTACGAGGAAGTACCCATGAGTGAAACTCTACTAGCTCTATTGGCCTTTTCACCAATAGTTGTTGCAGCGATTCTGCTGGTCGGCCTGAACTGGCCTGCGAAAAAAGCGATGCCAGTGGCATTTGCATTAACCGTTGCTATTGCCCTATTTGCTTGGGATATGTCTGGCACTCGCGTGTTGGCCTCTGTATTCCAAGGTTTCGGTATTACCGTGTCGGTTCTCTGGATTGTGTTCGGCGCCATCTTCTTATTAAACACTTTGAAACACACCGGAGCTATCACCACCATCCGCAACGGCTTCACGGACATATCCGCTGACCGTCGTGTTCAGGCGATCATCATCGCTTGGTGTTTCGGCTCCTTCATTGAGGGCGCATCTGGCTTCGGCACACCTGCAGCTATTGCAGCACCGTTACTGGTTGCGATCGGCTTCCCTGCGCTTGCTGCGGTACTGATGGGCATGATGATCCAATCGACACCAGTATCGTTCGGTGCGGTAGGTACACCTATCATCGTTGGTGTGAACAAAGGTTTGGACACGCACAACATCGGTGAAAGCCTGATTGCTCACGGTTCTACTTGGGACGCTTACCTGCAACAAATCACCTCAAGTGTGGCACTGATTCACGCCTCTGTGGGTGTGATGATGCCAGTACTAATGGCAATGATGCTGACTCGCTTCTTCGGTAAGAACAAAAGTTGGACAGAAGGTTTAGACATTCTACCGTTCGCACTGTTTGCTGGTACAGCGTTCACCATACCTTACGCACTAACAGGTGTCTTCCTAGGTGCTGAGTTCCCATCTCTAATTGGTGGTCTAGTCGGCCTAGCCATTGTGGTTACTGCAGCAAAACGTGGCTTCCTAGTACCGAAATCAAAATGGGATTTCGAGAGCGAAGACAAGTGGCCAGCAGAATGGTTAGGTTCTCTGAAAATCGACCTTGATGACAACAATCAAAGCCATAAGAAAATGAGCATGGCGATGGCATGGGCACCATACGTGCTACTGGCTGTGACTTTGGTTGCGAGCCGCGTAAGTCCTGAATTCAAGGGCCTATTAAAGAGTGTTAGCCTATCGTTCAGCAACATTCTTGGTGAAACCGGTGTGAGTACTGCGATTCAACCTCTTTACTTACCGGGCGGTATCTTAGTATTCGTGGCATTGGTTGCTGTTCTGATTCAAGGCCGCAGCGCAGCGCCACTGGCAAAAGCGTTCGGTGAATCAAGCAAAACACTAATCGGTGCAGGCTTCGTACTGGTGTTCACCATCCCTATGGTTCGCATCTTCATCAACTCTGGCGTCAATGCAGCTGACCTAGCGAGTATGCCTGTAACAACAGCCAACTTCGCCGCGGACTCAGTTGGCAGCGCATTCCCTGCATTGAGTGCGACAGTGGGTGCACTGGGTGCCTTCATTGCGGGTTCGAACACAGTATCAAACATGATGTTCAGCCAGTTCCAATTCGAAGTAGCGCACACCCTGACTATCTCAAGTGCAGTCGTCGTTGCTCTACAAGCTGTTGGTGCAGCAGCCGGTAACATGATTGCAATTCACAACGTGGTAGCCGCTTCGGCAACGGTAGGCCTGCTAGGACGTGAAGGTGCAACACTACGTAAAACCGTAATCCCAACATTCTACTACTTGGTGATGACAGGAATCATCGGCCTATTGGTTATCTACGGCTTCAATATGACAGACGCACTTATGTAAGCCATAAGTCGCCGCCAAAGCACTTGGCGTTAATACTCAATTCCCCGACAGCAACACCGTCTAATAAGACAGTTGATGAGTTCCGGGATGGACACTAGAACACATCAACACCCACGAGTATTAACGCCATTTTCCCGAATTAAAGCAGCCCAAACCAAGCTCTCATAGAAGAACAACATCCCAAGAATTTAGGACTGAAATTATGATCATATCCGCATCGACTGATTACCGAGCCGCAGCAAAATCAAAATTACCTCCGTTCCTTTTCCACTACATTGACGGTGGTTCTTACGGAGAACACACATTACACCGCAACACGGCTGACCTTGCTGAGATTGCGCTAAAGCAGCGCGTACTCAACGACATGTCGGATCTAAACTTAGAAACCGAGCTGTTCGGCGAGAAGCTTGCGATGCCAATCGCACTGGCGCCTGTTGGTTTAACGGGTATGTATGCACGACGCGGTGAAGTACAAGCCGCAAAAGCCGCAGACAACAAAGACATCCCATTTGCCATGTCGACCGTGTCGGTGTGCCCGATTGAAGAAGTCGCACCTAAGATTGAGCGTCCAATGTGGTTCCAGCTTTACGTACTCAAAGATCGCGGCTTCATGAAAAACGCGCTTGAGCGTGCCAAAGCGGCAGGTGTGACCACATTGGTCTTCACCGTTGATATGCCGGTACCCGGTGCACGCTACCGTGACATGCATTCCGGAATGAGTGGACCAAATGCAACACTACGCCGAGTATTCCAATCTATGCGTCATCCTAGTTGGGCAGTTGATGTCGGCTTGCTGGGTAAACCACACGACCTAGGCAACATCTCTACTTATCGTGGTTCTCCTACCAAGCTGGAAGACTACATCGGTTGGTTGGGCGACAACTTCGATCCATCGATTTCATGGAAAGACTTAGAGTGGATTCGTGATTTCTGGGACGGCCCAATGGTCATCAAAGGCATTCTCGACGAAGAAGATGCCAAAGACGCGGTGAGATTTGGCGCAGACGGTATCGTGGTTTCAAATCACGGTGGTCGTCAGCTTGACGGTGTTCTATCGAGTGCTAAAGCGCTGCCTTCGATTGCTGATGCAGTTAAAGGCGACACCAAGATTCTGGTCGATTCAGGCATTCGCACTGGCTTAGATGTGGTTCGCATGATAGCACTTGGCGCAGACTGCACCTTGCTTGGCCGCTCTTTCGTATACGCATTAGCAGCTCAAGGACAAGCAGGCGTTGAGAACCTACTCGACCTTTACGACAAAGAGATGCGCGTTGCCATGACATTAACTGGCGCAAAGACAATCAAAGACTTAACTCGTGAATCTTTGGTGGGGTTAGATTAAGTCCGTTGATTCACTGTAATGCTTGGGTCTACTTAGACTGAAGTTCAATCGGTGTCACAGCAATTCCACTGCCGTTGTGACACCGTTTAAGCACTGGAAAATAAAACAAAAAAACAAAAAAACAAAAAACAAAAAACAAAAAACAAAAAACAAAAAACAAATCAGTGCCAAATAAGAAGCACAAGGAAGCAAAGATGGTAACAAACACATCCCATGAGCGAGTAATTGACGTTAAAGCTTATCAGCAGCTTGAGGCGATACTGGCTCAAAAAATAGAAACGGAACGCATTGTCACGCAAGAGGCAAAGCGATTGGCTTACGGCACCGATGCGAGTTTTTATCGCTTGGTGCCGAAAATGGTTCTAAGACTTAAAAACTTAGAGGAAGTGATATTCACTATTCAAAGCTGTCGTGAACTGGGCATTCATTTTACCTTCCGCGCGGCAGGCACCAGCCTTTCAGGGCAAGCGGTTTCAGATTCCGTACTTATCACTCTGACCGACGATTGGCGCGGCCATGAGATCGTCGATAACGGCAATCAAATCATTCTTCAGCCGGGTGTGATTGGCGCCGATGCCAACAAATACCTTGCCCCCTTTCAACGTAAAATCGGCCCAGATCCAGCTTCCATCAACACCTGTAAAATCGGTGGTATCGCCGCGAACAACGCCAGCGGCATGTGTTGCGGTACTGCGCAGAACTCCTATCGCACGGTAGAAAGCATGAAAGTCGTCCTAAGTGATGGCACCCTGCTCGATACCGCAAACAGTGCTAGCATTGAGGCATTCAAACAATCACACAAAACGCTATTTGATGGCATTGTTGAATTGCACCGTCAAACCACCTCGAATCAAGAACTCACCGACAGAATCCGCCACAAGTATCGCCTTAAAAACACCACGGGCTACGCGCTCAATGCATTGGTCGATTACCACGACCCAATCGAAATCATCAAACACCTGATGATCGGTTCAGAAGGCACGCTAGGCTTCATCGCCGAGATCACTTACAACACGGTGATTGAACACCCGAATAAAGCCTCTGCACTGCTGGTGTTTGCCGACATCGAGCAAGCCAGTAAAGCCGTAACTACATTATCTAAGACTCCGGTTGCTGCTGTTGAATTGATGGATGGTAGAGCGCTGCGTTCTGTCGCGGATAAGCCGGGTATGCCTGCGTTTATGCCAAACTTGGATTTAGAAGCAGCGGCTATTTTGGTGGAATCACACGCCAGCTCCCAGCAGGACTTAGATTTACAATGTAAATCAATTTTGGATGCATTAGCTGATTACACGATTGTCGAATCTGTCCCTTTCACGTCCGATCCTAAGACTGTCGCTACCCTGTGGGGCATCCGTAAAGGCATGTTCCCGGCCGTTGGCGCAGTGCGTGAAGTCGGCACGACGGTCATCATTGAAGATGTTGCTTTCCCAGTCGACAATCTTGCAAATGGCATTCGAGAGCTGCAAGAGCTGTTCGATAAATACGACTACAGCGAGGCGATCATTTTCGGCCACGCCCTAGAAGGCAACCTGCACTTTGTATTTACCCAAGGCTTTGATAGCCAAGAAGAGATCGACCGTTACGGCGGATTCATGGATGACGTAGCCGAGCTTGTCGCCGTGAAATATCAAGGTTCTCTGAAAGCGGAACACGGCACAGGCCGTAACATGGCACCTTACGTGGAGTTGGAATGGGGCAAAGATGGTTACGCCTTGATGCAACAGATCAAAGCGCTGTTCGACCCAGAAAGGTTGCTCAACCCTGGCGTTATCATCAACGACAACCCAAACTCCCACATCACAGACTTAAAGCCAATGCCAGCTGCCGACGATCTTGTCGACCGCTGTATTGAGTGTGGATTCTGTGAGCCAGTCTGCCCGTCTCGCACACTGACCTTGTCACCTCGCCAACGCATCGTGTTGTACCGAGAACTGCAACGTCGCCGAGAAGCAGGTGAAGAGATAGAAGCCAGCGAACTAGAAAAAACCTTTGAATACCAAGGCATTGATACCTGTGCGGTAACAGGCCTGTGTGCCGAGCGTTGTCCGGTAGGCATTAATACGGGAGACTTGGTGAAGAAACTTCGTGTTGCCAAGTATGAGAAGTTCACACCAATCGCCAAATGGACAGCGGATCATTTCTCGACCACCACGAAACTGACCAAGGCAGGTCTCAAAACCAATCAAGTAGCGAGTAAAGTTCTGGGCGCAAACACGGTCGGCAAGCTTACCAATGGCCTGCGCTCAGTGACCAAAGGCGCAACGCCAGTTTGGATGCCAGAGATGCCGCAGTCCAACAGTCACACTCTCACGGCTTCACCAGTGACAGCCGCAACGTCTAATGACGCAAAGAAAGTGGTTTACCTCCCGTCGTGTGCTAGCCGAACCATGGGTCAACAAAATGATGCGGGTGATCAACGCCCTCTTACTGAAGTGACCATGTCTCTGCTCAACAAAGCTGGATTTGAAGTCATCCTGCCGAAGAAATTAGACGAGCAATGTTGCGGTATGCCTTACGACAGCAAAGGGATGAACGATATAGCCCAATCTAAAGCACAACAGCTCGAAGAAGTGTTGTGGCAAGCGACTCGTCAGGGTGAATACCCAGTATTGATGGACACCAGCCCATGTGCCAAACGCAGTATTGAGCAGTTCACTAAGCCCTTAGAAGTTCTGGAGCCGACAGGCTTTGTGAATCAATATTTACTTGAACATCTGACGCTTGAGCCACTGAAAGAGACCGTGATGCTTCATGTCACTTGTAGCTCTCGCCGAATGGGCTTAGAGGGCGCGATGTTAAACCTCGCTAAAGCCTGTACTGAAGAAGTGATTGTTCCTGAGCATATTCAATGTTGTGGCTGGGCGGGTGACAAAGGCTTCACTACGCCTGAACTGAATGAAGCAGCGGTGCACCCACTTAAGGAACAAGTACCGAGCAACTGTACTCGTGGATTCAGTAACAGCCGAACTTGTGAGATCGGTTTGTCGCATCACAGTGGCATTCCATATCAATCAATCTTGTATTTAGTGGATGAAGTCGCGCAATAGATACATGTTAAATGCAATAACCACAAAGAGTCTGAGCTAACAAAGCCTCTTTATTTTTTGCCATCAAGCTAAATATGTTGTTTTAAATTAGTATAGAATCTTCTTCTTTAAATACTAGAAAAAGAGAATATAGCATTAAAGTAAACGAACTTTCTTTATAATACATCTCTTACCTTGTTCTGCATCATAAGTAGTTTCGATTCTAACTTTCTTTTGAGCCACATAAGCTGCTAATAATGCACTATAGATTGCATCGAAATTATTTTCACTAGATGCAAGGTAGGCATTATCAGGGTACTGAACATCATTTCCTGAACAAAACTTGTTACCTTTATTCTCACCAAAACTAACTTGTAAATCTTGATGGTTGTTGCGAGTTTCCAGCTCAATAAGATCAATAATACCTGAATCATGACCAGCTAAAACATTACTTGAAATTAAACCAAGTAAAATATACTTTTTCATATATGAACCATCCCGATGTTAAGTTAAAGTTAATAGAAGTAATGGCAATATTTAATTATCATTTGACGCTAAAAAGAAGGCTACTCACAAATCACCTCTTAATTAGCGACCGAGCTGAAAAATCACTATAGAAATTCTCCACACCAGTCAACGACAACAATAGAAAAGTCAATTAAAAATTCACCTAACGCCAAATTGCTCCCAAAAAATCAGGGCCATACGCCCAAATCTAGGTGTTCCAATACTACTTTTTAACCGTAATTTTGTAAACTTTTTTCTTTTTTATGACATTCTATAAAATTTAACTGACATTTACAATTGCATCATGTAGCATACCGCCCGTTTTTTTATGGTAATCATGAAGCAACAATAACAAGTTCTTAAGAATTCTCTTTATCCATTCTGGGGCCCAGAAAATAATATTATTAAAGGAAAGGAAATGAAAAAACAATGATTTCAGCTGGGTTGGCATTAATAACGTCAATGGCGGCACACTCCGCGACTACTTGGAAGAGCTCCCCTTGGGTTCATATTAAACACCTCTATCCTCACGACAGCGGTTTAATTGTGATAGTTGACTATAAAGATGAAAATGTTTCTAGCTGCGACAACGGAGCCCGATTTGGCATTTTAATTACTGACAAAAACTACAATGTCAAAGCAAGTGCTCTGATGGCTGCCTTTTCATCACAAAAAAAAGTGTTATTACGTTATGACCCACAACAAACTAAACAATGTGAAGCCAATATCAATCGATTTTTGGTTAGGCATTAAGTAGGCCAACACTCTGCGTAATAAAAGTTAAGCCATTTTAGTCGGCCTAGTTTTAGGCTCCTCCAGTCTAATAATTTCAACTTTAATCAACTATTTCGAATAATCATAAAGGAAATAATACTCTCGTATTAATTAATATCTCCTATGAGAATAATAAAAATAATTATATGTTTACTCCTTGCAGTAACATCATATGCTCGTTCAGCCACGCTTGACGTCTATCTGAAAGATGTAAGCAAAGACAATTATCAGTTCTATGCCAAGGTTATAGAATCGACCGATCGCCCCTTTGTTATGATTCATGGCGAAGTGGCAGTCCCTGTCCCAATTGGGCCTGGGTCTTCAGTACAATCCCGTACTCGATACTTGCGAGTATGGAAAGAAAATAAACATTGGAAAAGTGAACTCTTTACCAATAAAAATAAGACACGTTACAGTGACTTCGTGAAATGGAGTCGCAGTAATAAGCTTCCTCGTAACAGTTATAGTTACGATAAAACTGCCCAGTCAATATCTTTGGCGATGGGGGCTTATAAATTTAATATAAGTAACTATAAAACATCACCTAGGGTTTCTCAGTCTTATCGTGCCGTCACATCTGGTCTTATTAGAGGGTACTTCTCTTATCCATACTCATCATTTTCCCAATCTGACCAGGCGATTAATCTAGATTCATATGTTACCGACCAAGGTCAAGCTGGTTTGTCTCTATCAGTACCATATGAGAATAAATCGGCACGTCTTACTTTTGTCAAAAACACCCATCAGATCGAGGGAATTAAAGCTTTAGAAGCTAGCGCTTCAGTCTCGGTGACCAAAAAAGGCAGCTTAACGCAAGTGGACGTTGATCACAGCGATAAACTTGTTTCTTATTTCTTTAATACTCAGACTTGGATTGATCACAATTCTGGGGTCAAAAACCCTAATGGTTCTGGCTGGAAAAAAGCACCGTACCAAGCAGAATACTTATCAGCGATTGGTCAGTGTGAACGCCGAAAAGACGAGGTGGAGCCAACGTGCGCCCCTATTATCACGCTTGATTATGGGCGTGATGCTAACCTAGACGCCTTCCCGCATTTGAGTGGCTGGAGAGACAGTACACAAACCGTCAAACATCATTATGAGAAAATGGGAGGAGTACTCGCAATTATCAACAGTGATAACTTGCCACGCAATAAAACTCAATCCCAAAAATCAAATTACACCTACTCGTTAAATAGCAAGGGACAACCAACTTCTGTTCGAGAAGAAAGTACTTTTGATCCATTAGCTCGTGTCCGCACAGTAACCAGTTATCTTACTCACGGTGCATACGCAGGCTTGGCTAATAACAT from Vibrio chagasii includes the following:
- the lldD gene encoding FMN-dependent L-lactate dehydrogenase LldD, whose product is MIISASTDYRAAAKSKLPPFLFHYIDGGSYGEHTLHRNTADLAEIALKQRVLNDMSDLNLETELFGEKLAMPIALAPVGLTGMYARRGEVQAAKAADNKDIPFAMSTVSVCPIEEVAPKIERPMWFQLYVLKDRGFMKNALERAKAAGVTTLVFTVDMPVPGARYRDMHSGMSGPNATLRRVFQSMRHPSWAVDVGLLGKPHDLGNISTYRGSPTKLEDYIGWLGDNFDPSISWKDLEWIRDFWDGPMVIKGILDEEDAKDAVRFGADGIVVSNHGGRQLDGVLSSAKALPSIADAVKGDTKILVDSGIRTGLDVVRMIALGADCTLLGRSFVYALAAQGQAGVENLLDLYDKEMRVAMTLTGAKTIKDLTRESLVGLD
- a CDS encoding L-lactate permease → MSETLLALLAFSPIVVAAILLVGLNWPAKKAMPVAFALTVAIALFAWDMSGTRVLASVFQGFGITVSVLWIVFGAIFLLNTLKHTGAITTIRNGFTDISADRRVQAIIIAWCFGSFIEGASGFGTPAAIAAPLLVAIGFPALAAVLMGMMIQSTPVSFGAVGTPIIVGVNKGLDTHNIGESLIAHGSTWDAYLQQITSSVALIHASVGVMMPVLMAMMLTRFFGKNKSWTEGLDILPFALFAGTAFTIPYALTGVFLGAEFPSLIGGLVGLAIVVTAAKRGFLVPKSKWDFESEDKWPAEWLGSLKIDLDDNNQSHKKMSMAMAWAPYVLLAVTLVASRVSPEFKGLLKSVSLSFSNILGETGVSTAIQPLYLPGGILVFVALVAVLIQGRSAAPLAKAFGESSKTLIGAGFVLVFTIPMVRIFINSGVNAADLASMPVTTANFAADSVGSAFPALSATVGALGAFIAGSNTVSNMMFSQFQFEVAHTLTISSAVVVALQAVGAAAGNMIAIHNVVAASATVGLLGREGATLRKTVIPTFYYLVMTGIIGLLVIYGFNMTDALM
- a CDS encoding FAD-binding and (Fe-S)-binding domain-containing protein, with translation MVTNTSHERVIDVKAYQQLEAILAQKIETERIVTQEAKRLAYGTDASFYRLVPKMVLRLKNLEEVIFTIQSCRELGIHFTFRAAGTSLSGQAVSDSVLITLTDDWRGHEIVDNGNQIILQPGVIGADANKYLAPFQRKIGPDPASINTCKIGGIAANNASGMCCGTAQNSYRTVESMKVVLSDGTLLDTANSASIEAFKQSHKTLFDGIVELHRQTTSNQELTDRIRHKYRLKNTTGYALNALVDYHDPIEIIKHLMIGSEGTLGFIAEITYNTVIEHPNKASALLVFADIEQASKAVTTLSKTPVAAVELMDGRALRSVADKPGMPAFMPNLDLEAAAILVESHASSQQDLDLQCKSILDALADYTIVESVPFTSDPKTVATLWGIRKGMFPAVGAVREVGTTVIIEDVAFPVDNLANGIRELQELFDKYDYSEAIIFGHALEGNLHFVFTQGFDSQEEIDRYGGFMDDVAELVAVKYQGSLKAEHGTGRNMAPYVELEWGKDGYALMQQIKALFDPERLLNPGVIINDNPNSHITDLKPMPAADDLVDRCIECGFCEPVCPSRTLTLSPRQRIVLYRELQRRREAGEEIEASELEKTFEYQGIDTCAVTGLCAERCPVGINTGDLVKKLRVAKYEKFTPIAKWTADHFSTTTKLTKAGLKTNQVASKVLGANTVGKLTNGLRSVTKGATPVWMPEMPQSNSHTLTASPVTAATSNDAKKVVYLPSCASRTMGQQNDAGDQRPLTEVTMSLLNKAGFEVILPKKLDEQCCGMPYDSKGMNDIAQSKAQQLEEVLWQATRQGEYPVLMDTSPCAKRSIEQFTKPLEVLEPTGFVNQYLLEHLTLEPLKETVMLHVTCSSRRMGLEGAMLNLAKACTEEVIVPEHIQCCGWAGDKGFTTPELNEAAVHPLKEQVPSNCTRGFSNSRTCEIGLSHHSGIPYQSILYLVDEVAQ